The proteins below are encoded in one region of Juglans microcarpa x Juglans regia isolate MS1-56 chromosome 4D, Jm3101_v1.0, whole genome shotgun sequence:
- the LOC121260801 gene encoding transcription factor MYB61-like: MGRHSCCYKQKLRKGLWSPEEDEKLLRHITKYGHGCWSSVPKQAGLQRCGKSCRLRWINYLRPDLKRGTFSQEEENLIIELHAVLGNRWSQIAAQLPGRTDNEIKNLWNSCLKKKLRQRGIDPVTHKPLSEVENGEGKDTAAKSRDKMSVVSNELNLLKTDNSKQEAALLEQRPSSIAAAQGCYPLEVQGPSSSKTTNCRKKNNNLMTNTPSKDFFQDRFVTSHQESSTIDCQASDFVGHFPLQQLNYASNARLPASSNPIQWFTQTGRTFDMNSEFTSNAISVLSPSTSSFLQTSIGYKPPPLTFPSDNVSISSFAVNGSRYWEPSATNNNSNCSSGSSSSAELQSNSSLLENSLFSWGLADCSTSNKDTQIHLMESQQPEDMKWSEYFNNPLLMAAALQTTQTPESLYSEIKSESHLVNDSLSAMWPHNKQQGPLQSSDICGKDIQTLTAAFGHT; encoded by the exons ATGGGAAGGCACTCTTGCTGTTATAAGCAGAAGCTAAGGAAAGGCCTTTGGTCACCTGAGGAGGATGAAAAGCTTCTGAGGCATATTACCAAGTACGGCCATGGGTGTTGGAGCTCTGTCCCTAAGCAAGCTG GTCTGCAAAGGTGCGGGAAGAGCTGCAGATTGAGGTGGATCAATTACTTGAGGCCTGATTTGAAGAGAGGCACATTCTCACAGGAGGAGGAGAACCTTATAATTGAACTTCATGCAGTTCTCGGGAATAG GTGGTCTCAGATTGCAGCACAATTGCCTGGAAGAACCGACAACGAAATAAAAAATCTCTGGAACTCTTGCTTAAAGAAGAAGCTCAGGCAGAGAGGCATTGACCCCGTCACCCACAAACCACTTTCCGAGGTTGAAAATGGAGAAGGCAAAGATACAGCAGCCAAAAGCCGAGACAAAATGTCGGTGGTGTCTAATGAACTGAATCTCCTCAAGACAGACAATTCAAAGCAAGAGGCAGCTTTACTTGAGCAGAGACCATCTTCAATTGCAGCAGCACAAGGCTGCTACCCATTGGAAGTTCAGGGTCCTTCCAGCTCCAAGACAACAAACTGCAGgaagaaaaacaacaatttGATGACAAACACACCTAGTAAGGACTTCTTCCAAGATAGGTTTGTAACATCCCACCAAGAAAGTTCCACCATCGACTGCCAGGCTTCAGATTTTGTGGGGCATTTTCCGCTTCAGCAATTGAATTATGCATCCAATGCCAGGCTCCCCGCATCCTCAAACCCCATTCAGTGGTTCACCCAAACTGGGAGAACATTTGACATGAATTCCGAGTTCACCTCCAACGCAATATCTGTTCTTTCACCTTCAACCAGCTCATTTCTTCAAACGTCTATTGGTTACAAGCCTCCACCACTTACTTTTCCCTCCGATAATGTATCCATCAGCTCTTTCGCAGTGAATGGATCCCGTTACTGGGAACCAAGCGCCACCAACAACAACAGCAATTGCAGCAGTGGAAGTAGTAGCAGCGCTGAGTTGCAAAGCAACAGCTCGTTGTTGGAGAACAGCTTGTTTTCTTGGGGATTGGCCGACTGTAGCACATCAAACAAAGACACCCAAATCCATCTGATGGAAAGCCAACAACCGGAAGACATGAAGTGGTCTGAATATTTTAATAACCCATTATTGATGGCGGCTGCTTTACAAACGACTCAAACTCCAGAGTCTTTGTACAGCGAGATAAAATCAGAATCGCATTTGGTAAACGATAGTTTAAGTGCTATGTGGCCTCATAACAAGCAGCAAGGTCCTTTACAATCTTCTGATATATGTGGTAAGGATATCCAAACGCTAACTGCGGCCTTTGGACATACTTAG